In the Neomonachus schauinslandi chromosome 13, ASM220157v2, whole genome shotgun sequence genome, one interval contains:
- the BSPRY gene encoding B box and SPRY domain-containing protein isoform X3, producing MSAESAGPGSAPLCPEHGQALSWFCCSERRPVCAACAGLGGRCRGHRIRRAEERAEELRNKIVDQCERLQFHSASIARYVAEVLPGKNQRAVSTASAARELVIQRLGVVRSLCESEEQRLLEQVHGEEERAHQSILTQRVHWTEALQKLNAIRTSLVGMLTHLDDLQLIQKEQEIFERHGGRAYRREDRQPLPATVR from the exons ATGTCTGCGGAGAGCGCAGGGCCGGGGTCGGCGCCGCTGTGCCCCGAGCACGGCCAGGCTCTGAGCTGGTTCTGCTGCTCCGAGCGACGGCCCGTGTGCGCCGCCTGCGCGGGGCTGGGCGGCCGCTGCCGGGGGCACCGCATCCGCCGGGCGGAGGAGCGCGCGGAAGAGCTGCGA AACAAGATTGTGGACCAGTGTGAGCGGCTGCAGTTCCACAGTGCCAGCATCGCCAGATATGTGGCTGAGGTCCTGCCAGGGAAGAACCAGAGAGCAGTG AGCACGGCCAGCGCGGCGCGGGAACTGGTCATCCAGAGGCTAGGTGTGGTGAGGAGTCTGTGTGAGAGCGAGGAGCAGCGTTTGCTGGAACAGGTGCATGGTGAAGAGGAGCGGGCCCACCAGAGCATCCTGACACAGCGAGTCCACTGGACTGAGGCGCTGCAGAAGCTCAACGCCATCCGGACCAGCCTGGTGGGCATGCTCACCCATCTGGATGACCTCCAGCTGATT cagaaggagcaggagatTTTTGAAAG GCACGGAGGACGTGCGTATCGACGAGAGGACCGTCAGCCCCTTCCTGCAACTGTCAGATGA
- the BSPRY gene encoding B box and SPRY domain-containing protein isoform X2 yields the protein MSAESAGPGSAPLCPEHGQALSWFCCSERRPVCAACAGLGGRCRGHRIRRAEERAEELRNKIVDQCERLQFHSASIARYVAEVLPGKNQRAVSTASAARELVIQRLGVVRSLCESEEQRLLEQVHGEEERAHQSILTQRVHWTEALQKLNAIRTSLVGMLTHLDDLQLIVSQAGQKEQEIFERTEEAEGILDPQESDKLNFNEKCIRSPLLTQLWVTAVLGSLSGTEDVRIDERTVSPFLQLSDDRRTLTFNAKKSKACADAPERFDHWPNALAATSFQAGLHTWMVNVQNSCAYKVGVALGQLPRKGSGSDSRLGHNTFSWVFSRYDQEFRFSHDGQHEALGLLRCPTQLGVLLDLQAQELLFYEPASGTVLHAHHVPFSGPLFPVFAVADQTISIIR from the exons ATGTCTGCGGAGAGCGCAGGGCCGGGGTCGGCGCCGCTGTGCCCCGAGCACGGCCAGGCTCTGAGCTGGTTCTGCTGCTCCGAGCGACGGCCCGTGTGCGCCGCCTGCGCGGGGCTGGGCGGCCGCTGCCGGGGGCACCGCATCCGCCGGGCGGAGGAGCGCGCGGAAGAGCTGCGA AACAAGATTGTGGACCAGTGTGAGCGGCTGCAGTTCCACAGTGCCAGCATCGCCAGATATGTGGCTGAGGTCCTGCCAGGGAAGAACCAGAGAGCAGTG AGCACGGCCAGCGCGGCGCGGGAACTGGTCATCCAGAGGCTAGGTGTGGTGAGGAGTCTGTGTGAGAGCGAGGAGCAGCGTTTGCTGGAACAGGTGCATGGTGAAGAGGAGCGGGCCCACCAGAGCATCCTGACACAGCGAGTCCACTGGACTGAGGCGCTGCAGAAGCTCAACGCCATCCGGACCAGCCTGGTGGGCATGCTCACCCATCTGGATGACCTCCAGCTGATTGTAAGTCAGGCAGGG cagaaggagcaggagatTTTTGAAAG GACCGAGGAAGCAGAGGGTATTTTGGATCCCCAGGAGTCGGACAAGTTAAACTTTAATGAGAAGTGCATTCGGAGCCCACTACTTACCCAACTCTGGGTGACAGCGGTTCTCGGGTCCCTCTCAG GCACGGAGGACGTGCGTATCGACGAGAGGACCGTCAGCCCCTTCCTGCAACTGTCAGATGATCGAAGGACCCTGACCTTCAATGCCAAGAAGTCCAAGGCCTGTGCAGATGCCCCCGAGCGCTTTGACCACTGGCCCAATGCCCTCGCGGCCACCTCCTTCCAGGCTGGGCTGCACACCTGGATGGTGAACGTCCAGAACAGTTGTGCCTATAAGGTGGGCGTGGCCCTGGGCCAGCTGCCCCGCAAGGGCTCCGGCAGTGACTCTCGTCTGGGCCACAACACCTTCTCCTGGGTCTTCTCCCGCTACGACCAGGAGTTCCGTTTCTCCCACGACGGGCAGCACGAGGCCCTGGGGCTGCTGCGCTGCCCCACCCAGCTGGGCGTGCTTCTAGACTTGCAGGCGCAGGAACTGCTCTTCTACGAGCCGGCCTCGGGCACGGTGCTCCACGCCCACCACGTGCCCTTTTCGGGGCCCCTCTTCCCGGTCTTTGCGGTGGCCGACCAGACCATTTCCATCATCCGCTGA
- the HDHD3 gene encoding haloacid dehalogenase-like hydrolase domain-containing protein 3 — protein sequence MAHRLQIRLLTWDVKDTLLRLRHPVGEEYATKARAHGLEVEAAALGHAFRQAYRTQSHSFPNYGLSQGLTSRQWWLDVVLHTFQLAGVRDAQAVAPIAERLYEDFCKPCSWQLLEGAKATLRQCRERGVRLAVVSNFDRRLEDILRALGLREHFDFVLTSEAAGWPKPDPRIFREALRLARVDPAGAAHIGDSYHCDYKGAQAVGMHSFLVVGPEPLDPAVKGSVPQECLLPSLSHLLPALDRLEGSPLEL from the coding sequence ATGGCGCATCGGCTGCAGATACGACTGCTGACGTGGGACGTGAAGGACACACTGCTCAGGCTCCGCCATCCTGTGGGAGAGGAATACGCCACCAAGGCCCGGGCCCACGGGCTGGAGGTGGAGGCCGCCGCTCTGGGACACGCCTTCAGGCAGGCCTACAGGACTCAGAGCCACAGCTTCCCCAACTACGGCCTGAGCCAAGGCCTCACCTCCCGCCAGTGGTGGCTGGATGTGGTCTTGCACACCTTCCAGCTCGCGGGTGTTCGAGACGCGCAGGCTGTGGCCCCCATCGCTGAGCGGCTGTATGAGGACTTCTGTAAGCCGTGCAGCTGGCAGCTGTTGGAGGGGGCCAAGGCCACCCTGAGACAGTGCCGAGAACGAGGTGTGAGGCTGGCAGTGGTCTCCAACTTTGACCGGCGGCTGGAGGACATCCTGAGGGCGCTGGGCCTGCGGGAACACTTTGACTTTGTGCTGACCTCTGAGGCTGCCGGCTGGCCCAAGCCTGACCCCCGGATTTTCCGCGAGGCCTTGCGGCTTGCTCGAGTGGACCCGGCAGGAGCAGCCCACATTGGGGACAGTTACCACTGTGATTACAAGGGGGCCCAGGCTGTAGGGATGCACAGCTTCCTGGTGGTTGGCCCAGAGCCCTTGGACCCTGCAGTCAAGGGTTCTGTACCCCAAGAATGCCTCCTCCCCTCACTGTCCCATCTCCTGCCTGCCCTGGACCGCCTGGAGGGCTCACCTCTGGAACTTTGA
- the BSPRY gene encoding B box and SPRY domain-containing protein isoform X1, producing the protein MSAESAGPGSAPLCPEHGQALSWFCCSERRPVCAACAGLGGRCRGHRIRRAEERAEELRNKIVDQCERLQFHSASIARYVAEVLPGKNQRAVSTASAARELVIQRLGVVRSLCESEEQRLLEQVHGEEERAHQSILTQRVHWTEALQKLNAIRTSLVGMLTHLDDLQLIQKEQEIFERTEEAEGILDPQESDKLNFNEKCIRSPLLTQLWVTAVLGSLSGTEDVRIDERTVSPFLQLSDDRRTLTFNAKKSKACADAPERFDHWPNALAATSFQAGLHTWMVNVQNSCAYKVGVALGQLPRKGSGSDSRLGHNTFSWVFSRYDQEFRFSHDGQHEALGLLRCPTQLGVLLDLQAQELLFYEPASGTVLHAHHVPFSGPLFPVFAVADQTISIIR; encoded by the exons ATGTCTGCGGAGAGCGCAGGGCCGGGGTCGGCGCCGCTGTGCCCCGAGCACGGCCAGGCTCTGAGCTGGTTCTGCTGCTCCGAGCGACGGCCCGTGTGCGCCGCCTGCGCGGGGCTGGGCGGCCGCTGCCGGGGGCACCGCATCCGCCGGGCGGAGGAGCGCGCGGAAGAGCTGCGA AACAAGATTGTGGACCAGTGTGAGCGGCTGCAGTTCCACAGTGCCAGCATCGCCAGATATGTGGCTGAGGTCCTGCCAGGGAAGAACCAGAGAGCAGTG AGCACGGCCAGCGCGGCGCGGGAACTGGTCATCCAGAGGCTAGGTGTGGTGAGGAGTCTGTGTGAGAGCGAGGAGCAGCGTTTGCTGGAACAGGTGCATGGTGAAGAGGAGCGGGCCCACCAGAGCATCCTGACACAGCGAGTCCACTGGACTGAGGCGCTGCAGAAGCTCAACGCCATCCGGACCAGCCTGGTGGGCATGCTCACCCATCTGGATGACCTCCAGCTGATT cagaaggagcaggagatTTTTGAAAG GACCGAGGAAGCAGAGGGTATTTTGGATCCCCAGGAGTCGGACAAGTTAAACTTTAATGAGAAGTGCATTCGGAGCCCACTACTTACCCAACTCTGGGTGACAGCGGTTCTCGGGTCCCTCTCAG GCACGGAGGACGTGCGTATCGACGAGAGGACCGTCAGCCCCTTCCTGCAACTGTCAGATGATCGAAGGACCCTGACCTTCAATGCCAAGAAGTCCAAGGCCTGTGCAGATGCCCCCGAGCGCTTTGACCACTGGCCCAATGCCCTCGCGGCCACCTCCTTCCAGGCTGGGCTGCACACCTGGATGGTGAACGTCCAGAACAGTTGTGCCTATAAGGTGGGCGTGGCCCTGGGCCAGCTGCCCCGCAAGGGCTCCGGCAGTGACTCTCGTCTGGGCCACAACACCTTCTCCTGGGTCTTCTCCCGCTACGACCAGGAGTTCCGTTTCTCCCACGACGGGCAGCACGAGGCCCTGGGGCTGCTGCGCTGCCCCACCCAGCTGGGCGTGCTTCTAGACTTGCAGGCGCAGGAACTGCTCTTCTACGAGCCGGCCTCGGGCACGGTGCTCCACGCCCACCACGTGCCCTTTTCGGGGCCCCTCTTCCCGGTCTTTGCGGTGGCCGACCAGACCATTTCCATCATCCGCTGA